The Formosa sp. Hel1_33_131 genome window below encodes:
- a CDS encoding thioredoxin family protein: protein MKELKQSDYPKLLKNKVCAILFTNPTPCSRCDEVKALMPKVEQKLPNIPIVYFSAAADVYPVNELSKELSFKTVPTFVIFKDGKPVSVIKSVQTPKTYIQALQNQF from the coding sequence ATGAAAGAATTAAAGCAATCAGATTACCCGAAACTTTTAAAGAATAAAGTATGTGCTATACTTTTTACAAATCCTACACCTTGTAGCAGATGTGATGAAGTAAAAGCCTTAATGCCAAAAGTTGAGCAAAAGTTACCTAATATACCTATAGTATATTTTTCAGCAGCTGCAGATGTTTATCCTGTAAATGAATTGAGCAAAGAATTGAGCTTTAAAACGGTACCTACTTTTGTTATTTTCAAAGACGGCAAACCAGTTAGTGTGATTAAAAGTGTACAAACGCCAAAGACCTACATACAGGCTTTGCAAAATCAGTTCTAG
- a CDS encoding phage tail protein: MKVYRGTSEIIDVVIDNKTQLKQTLQGEDFIQCNFTMDIFFNFKIGDYVNWRNKRYTIFKQPSEKKVQSNQFQYSIDFESDQYRLINSMYLLDGQGEFYLVGDLQKFTNLIIVNLNRLAGDGYYQLATMPSTDAKNLNFTNNNCLNVLQNISKEFNKEFYFSDDGKTIHFADKIGSDLGLSFEFKNGLRNIERQKLTDQNLVTRLYAFGGTRNVTNEYGSKRLKLPNSDGYIEQNTSLFGMIEGVVNFEDVYPHREGTVTALGDDIFKFNDNTIDFDVNNQLIDGVTAKLTFNTGLLAGYEFEITQFTNSSKEFVIIQYEDTNGLVLPNDDLKPQVDDKYVLHDIEMPQSYIDNAEQELLTKANEYLSENSLPNVIYNIVPDYPFLRKNLIQLNIGDIIEVSDADFGVSFETRVISFTQSIANPYLYSMKVGDKVSVGYITRVLSNQLELQNSIAIERFDRTVQYNQIRRNLRNIDELRDSLFDPDGYFDTDNIRPLSIETSMLTVGSKGQQFIIRNLLIEANYESNPNKVRCGNGTLVHFTINDDSVKEWNLTGNIVVLDTPETHYYIYAKCVKDGNNGLFEISTTQYNTEESDYYYFLIGVVHSVVDDVRGISLTYGQTTINGKFITTGRVQSIDGLNYFDLDSNQLKIGNSQVGMDWNVTNPDKLTIRGGLVQSPAGDVFPIAVYRGEYDPAEYYYLGDQVSYNGSTYIFSSETPQVGKAPTNTDYWDVSAEAGASGDSIAIQYSIDGTNWHNPPFQATDIYMRQRVGSGSWSAAIQIVGEDGSDGSAGTTGNYIDYVFRRYPVNFVEDGFIAVSFINNIYTLTGNNPVGWFDAPSEGTDPLWMSKALKDADGNLLESWSTPVRISGNNGDNGEDGQDGQDGANGQDGNDGPGIVYRGVFNQSTLYYNNDIRRDVVKYNDVYYLYNGTNGVALAWSDANWETFGAQFESVATNLLLAENANIADWIIKDGKITSQNEYNGTPRAQFDGANGKLTLVSPMTTYTNSGGTRTYEHTLKLDSTQGRLEARHTGDSYQNSGVSYVDSEGVFANFAGTQALPASSGVEIKGAVVGLGFGKLNRSAYGGNNAIAGVVGRASNSASDPAPAYGGLFFGLKTYGLFLNVKTVTGSSHTISGTEDYISCYYNGTTNVYLPTSSRHIGRMIYVKRINGGVTVHANGVNILTHTQVSSVGIADGDCWFFVYDGSYWCGQKLVR; encoded by the coding sequence CTCAATTAAAACAGACTTTACAAGGCGAAGACTTTATCCAATGTAATTTTACAATGGATATTTTTTTCAACTTTAAAATTGGGGATTATGTCAATTGGCGTAATAAGCGCTATACTATTTTCAAACAACCATCTGAAAAAAAAGTACAATCAAATCAATTTCAATATAGTATTGATTTTGAAAGCGACCAGTATCGATTGATTAACTCAATGTATTTATTGGATGGTCAAGGAGAATTTTATTTGGTTGGCGATTTACAAAAGTTTACCAATTTAATTATTGTTAATCTTAATAGACTTGCAGGAGATGGGTATTATCAACTTGCTACAATGCCATCTACAGATGCTAAAAATCTAAACTTTACAAATAATAATTGTCTTAATGTCCTTCAAAATATAAGTAAAGAATTTAATAAGGAATTCTACTTTTCTGATGATGGCAAAACGATACATTTTGCAGATAAAATAGGTAGTGATTTAGGGCTTTCATTTGAGTTTAAAAATGGACTTCGAAATATTGAACGCCAAAAATTAACAGATCAAAACCTTGTAACTCGTCTTTACGCATTTGGTGGCACTAGAAATGTTACCAACGAGTATGGTAGTAAGCGATTAAAATTACCAAATTCGGATGGTTACATTGAGCAAAATACTAGCCTTTTTGGAATGATAGAGGGCGTTGTAAACTTTGAAGATGTTTATCCACATAGAGAAGGTACTGTAACCGCTTTAGGTGATGATATTTTCAAGTTTAATGATAATACTATTGATTTTGATGTAAACAATCAACTCATAGATGGTGTTACTGCAAAACTGACTTTTAATACTGGATTATTAGCAGGATATGAATTTGAGATAACTCAATTCACAAACTCATCTAAAGAATTTGTAATAATTCAATATGAAGATACAAATGGATTAGTATTGCCAAATGATGATTTAAAACCACAAGTAGACGATAAGTATGTGTTGCATGATATCGAAATGCCACAATCATATATTGATAATGCAGAACAGGAATTATTAACCAAGGCAAATGAATACTTAAGCGAAAATAGCTTGCCAAATGTCATTTACAATATAGTTCCAGATTATCCATTCTTGAGAAAGAATTTAATACAGCTAAATATTGGCGATATAATTGAGGTTTCTGATGCCGATTTTGGAGTATCATTTGAAACTAGAGTAATAAGTTTTACGCAAAGCATTGCTAACCCTTACCTATATTCTATGAAGGTTGGTGATAAAGTTTCAGTTGGCTACATTACTAGAGTGCTTTCTAATCAGTTAGAATTACAAAATTCAATAGCAATAGAGCGTTTTGATAGAACCGTACAGTATAATCAAATTCGTAGAAATCTGCGAAACATTGACGAGTTAAGAGATTCTTTGTTTGACCCTGACGGCTATTTTGATACAGACAACATAAGACCTTTAAGCATCGAAACCAGTATGCTCACAGTTGGCTCAAAAGGTCAACAATTTATAATTCGTAATCTTCTTATTGAAGCAAATTATGAAAGCAATCCAAATAAGGTTAGATGTGGCAATGGTACATTAGTTCATTTTACTATTAATGATGATAGTGTGAAAGAATGGAATCTTACAGGAAATATAGTTGTATTAGATACTCCGGAAACTCACTATTATATTTATGCTAAATGTGTAAAAGATGGTAATAATGGACTGTTTGAAATTTCAACTACCCAATACAATACAGAAGAATCTGATTATTACTACTTTTTAATAGGTGTAGTTCATTCCGTTGTAGATGATGTTAGAGGAATTAGTTTGACTTATGGTCAGACTACAATAAATGGAAAATTCATAACAACTGGTCGAGTTCAATCGATAGATGGCTTAAACTATTTTGATTTAGATTCTAATCAATTAAAAATAGGTAATAGTCAAGTTGGTATGGATTGGAATGTAACTAATCCTGACAAATTAACTATTCGAGGTGGTTTAGTTCAAAGCCCTGCAGGAGATGTATTTCCTATTGCAGTTTATCGTGGAGAATACGACCCTGCTGAATATTATTATTTAGGCGACCAAGTGAGCTACAATGGAAGCACTTATATATTTTCTAGTGAAACGCCACAAGTAGGCAAAGCACCTACAAATACAGATTACTGGGATGTTTCTGCAGAAGCAGGAGCATCAGGAGATAGTATTGCAATTCAATATTCTATTGATGGTACCAATTGGCATAACCCACCTTTTCAGGCTACTGATATTTATATGCGCCAAAGAGTTGGTAGTGGCTCATGGTCAGCAGCTATACAAATTGTTGGAGAAGATGGTTCTGATGGTTCTGCAGGAACGACTGGCAACTATATTGATTATGTTTTTAGGCGTTATCCTGTAAACTTTGTAGAAGATGGTTTTATAGCCGTAAGTTTTATAAACAACATCTATACTCTAACTGGAAATAATCCTGTTGGATGGTTTGATGCACCATCTGAAGGAACAGATCCTTTGTGGATGTCAAAAGCATTAAAAGATGCCGACGGAAATCTTTTAGAAAGTTGGTCTACTCCTGTTAGAATATCAGGTAATAATGGAGATAATGGCGAAGACGGACAGGATGGTCAAGATGGTGCTAATGGTCAAGACGGAAATGATGGACCAGGAATAGTTTATCGAGGTGTATTTAATCAAAGTACTTTATACTATAACAATGATATTCGTAGAGATGTAGTAAAATATAATGATGTTTATTATTTATACAATGGAACTAATGGAGTAGCCTTAGCATGGTCTGATGCAAACTGGGAAACGTTTGGTGCTCAATTTGAAAGTGTAGCCACAAACTTATTATTGGCAGAAAACGCCAACATTGCTGATTGGATTATTAAAGACGGTAAGATTACCTCACAAAACGAGTATAATGGAACTCCAAGAGCTCAATTTGATGGTGCTAACGGAAAGTTAACACTTGTTTCGCCAATGACTACTTATACAAATTCAGGAGGCACAAGAACTTACGAGCATACTTTAAAACTCGATAGTACTCAAGGTCGATTAGAGGCTAGACATACAGGCGATTCTTATCAAAATTCAGGTGTTTCTTATGTAGATAGCGAAGGTGTATTTGCCAATTTTGCAGGAACTCAAGCTTTACCTGCTAGTTCAGGAGTTGAAATAAAAGGAGCTGTCGTTGGACTTGGTTTTGGTAAATTAAATAGATCAGCTTATGGCGGTAATAATGCAATAGCAGGTGTTGTAGGTAGGGCTTCAAATTCAGCAAGTGACCCTGCTCCAGCTTATGGCGGATTATTCTTTGGATTAAAAACCTATGGACTATTCCTAAATGTAAAAACAGTAACAGGGTCTAGTCATACAATAAGTGGCACAGAAGATTATATTTCTTGCTACTATAACGGAACTACAAATGTTTATTTACCTACATCTAGTAGACATATTGGTAGAATGATTTATGTAAAGCGCATTAATGGAGGTGTAACTGTTCATGCAAATGGAGTAAATATTTTAACTCACACACAGGTAAGTAGTGTAGGTATTGCAGATGGAGATTGTTGGTTCTTTGTCTATGATGGTTCGTATTGGTGTGGTCAAAAATTAGTAAGATGA